In Oncorhynchus kisutch isolate 150728-3 linkage group LG11, Okis_V2, whole genome shotgun sequence, the genomic stretch GAAGTgcccagtgattgggtctccatgtaggcagcggcctctctgagttagtgattgctatttagcagtctgatggccttgagatagaagccgtttttcaatctctcgatcccagctttgatacaccagtactgacctcgccttctggatgataatggtgtgaacaggcagtggctcgggtggttgttgtccttgatgatctttatggccttcctgtgacatcgggtgctgtagttgtcatggagggtaggtagtttggTAGgatgcagctagggatgccgtctggtagcctatgacaacaaaaaataaaagcgtGTACTCTATTACAGTCATAGAACGTTTattcaacatgaaagagaggaggatggcattggtgtgagtagggtgagtcaacatgtgttttctacttgcacacacacacgcacacacagaaatccgtaccatggacagccacaatatatttagcttacattgattggactaaattgtttttggtgtcttttagttgtcactgtatttgTCTAAGCATACagtaggtgatttgatgatgttgaaatattgaagttgaaatggtgctagAATAGTGGAAgtagctcctgttttctttgcgacttgtggttctaaatcaatagttgttaagTAGTCCAAAAATTTGGGAAACTTTAAACTTACTTGACCATGTTGTAGGttgtgtaactgtttgttacatgcaatatgctttgtggacttcaccggacagaggttgctctccggttttgtgaggAAACAAAGGTTATGGCTGAatttattctgtgttttcttaTTGTCTTGGCCTTATGCCTaaatatcacagtggcaaggcatattaactaacaggttatagGGCAAACAATGCAATGAATGGTggcgtgctgcagagatgattgtctttctggaatgttctcacatctccacagaggaactctggagctctgtcagagtgaccatcggtttcctgaccaaggcccttctcccccgattgctaatTTTGGccggtggccagctctaggaagagtcttggtggttccaaacttcatccatttaagaatgatggaggcctctgtgttcttggggaccttcaatgctgcagacattttttggtacccttccccagatctgtgcctcaacacaatcatggcttgatttttgctctgacatgcactgtaaactttgggaccttatatagacaggtgtgtgcctttccatatcatgtccaatcaattgaatttaccacaggtgaactccaatcaagttgtagaaacttgaTTGGATGATCAGGGATGAtacatggaaacaggatgcacctgagctcaatttcgagtctcatagcaaatggtatgaatatttgttttttatatttaatacatttgtaaagatTTTTAAAAACTTGTTTCACATTGTCAGTatgggtattgcgtgtagattcatgaggaaaaacatttatttaatccattttaaaataaggctctaacgtaacaaaatgtgtcaaaagtaaaggggtctgaatactttccaaatgcactgtacatacatacaaaagtatgtggacacccaatcaaatgaatggatttggctatttcagccacacccgttactggcaggtttataaaatcgagcacacagccatgcaatcttcatagacaaacattggcagtagaatggccttactgaagagctcagtgactttcaacgaggcactgtcataggatgccacttttccaacaagtcagttcatcaaagaatggcagtccgatggacgaatctgggtttggcgggtgCCAGGGGAACACTACCTgctcgaatgcatagtgccaactgtaaagtttggtgaagaaggaataatggtctgggtctgtttttcatggttcaggctaggccccttagttccagtgaagggaaatcttaaaacttttagcatacaatgacattctagaagattctttgcttccaattttgtggcaacagtttggggaaggccctttcctgtttcagcatgacaatgcccccttgcacaaagcaaggtccatacagaaacgtTTTGTCGCGATCGGTGGCATGAATttgaatgccgactgcgagccaggcctaatcgcccaacatcagtgcccaacctcactaattattttgtggctgaatggaagcaagtccatgcagcaatgttccaacatctagtggaaagccttcccagaaaagtggaggctgttaaaaggggtgaccaactccatattaatgcccattattttggaatgagatgttcgatgagcaggtgtccacatacttttagtcttTTAGTGTATTAGGGGAGCCTTACTATAAATAAACCACTTGTTACCACACGTTGCCCTAATATGATGGTTTACATTGCCATATCAGCATGACTTGTCAGGCGGCTCTAGCTGGATGGATGCTAAATGTTTGCGTGTTTTATATGGTTGGTCTGTCTGGTTGTAGCTACGTTACTGCAGGAACACTGCAGAAGTGGACAAAGGGCAGTGTCCTTTCTCCTGGTCCAGTGGACACTGGCAAGGCAAGCCTGAGCATGCAGACTTAATGAGATCAGTGAGGCGAGTCAGGCAGCCAGGAGCAAACATATGATATCCTTTCACTCACATGGATCCAATAAGCGCCCTCATACGTATCTGTGCTGCCAACCCTGACCATGCAACCAGTCTTTGTTTTACATcgcaacaactgtttacagactgaaatgtacatttttttttgttgctgtcaATTTCAGCGGTTGCCTTGGACACATGACGCATCTCTAggcatttccttgtaaccatggAGCTGGGAGTTGACAGGGCCTTCCCAGCATACGTCTCTCCGCTGGAGTCCAAGGGCTGCAGTGGGCGACAGAAGAACCGGATTCCAGAGTTTATCCAGAGGAGTGGGACAGGCAGCACAACAACCCAACATTCCAAAGACAAaggcgaggagaggaggaaaggggacagcGGTGGTCCCAGGAAGAATGCTGACATGGCACCCACCTCCGGGTATATGAGTGACAGGAGGCAGTACTCTATAAGGACCCCGGTGGCCACCACCACGGAGCAGCAGCAGGCCTCCATCCTAAACAAGGAGCACCCAGAACACGTGAGATGGGAGTGTATATGCTTTGTAACAAATGCATTGACTGCTACAATTGTATGACTTCTGAGAAGTATAAAGAACACGTTAAATTTAGGTGACCtgatgttttatattttttgctTTGAAACTAATTCTACTAATTCTACTATACAAATAATAACAATGAATACTACAGTGTATGTTAGCTGTACCTACTCCTACTCTATACCTCACCATAGGAGCGACAGTGGGAAGGTAGCAGTAATGAAGCAGACCATCAACAGGAGTCCCCAGACAACCTCAACCCCTCTCAGGCTGACATCTCGCCCTGCTCAGCTTCCAAAGAGGACCTCAACACCTCCCTGGGGATGTCAGACCTCAGGACCAGGTTGTCACACGAAGAACCCACCTTCAGGTCATTATACCTGGGCAGCAGGCCCGGCCGACACAGCCCCTCCAGCCGACCCCTGGAGGTCCATAGCTTCTCTACTCCACTCAGACCCAAGTGGACCTCCACTCTGCTATCCTCCCTCTCGCCTTCCTACATCTCCCATTTGCGCCCCTCCAGACAGAGACGGACAGAGCTGAGAATGGTTGCAGGTGAAGTTTATCAATCACGTGAAGAGGGAGGGGAAACGTATCTAAACGTAGGCCCTTCAGTGGGCGACCCCAAGGGTCGCTCCAACCCTGCGCTCcacaccatgtccccccaccAGGCCAACTACTGGCCCTATGCCATTTCCAGCTCCCTGCCCCACTCCCCAGACCGACACTCTTCGAGCTGGGACCCTGATAAGGAGTATCAGACCCTCCTGGACTACACCTACCCCATGAGGCCAAGTAAGGGGGTGGGTGGATGGGATACCTCAGAGCTCGGGGGTGGGTCTCTCATTCAGACAGACCCAGGCCTCCTGGATTCGGGGATAGAACTGGACCGTCTTTGCAGCTCCATCAGCCTATCAGCTTTGGACTTTTCCCTAAGTGTCACGGCAGGGGTGGGCACTAGTAGGGCCAGGGAGATGGGGATGCTGGGTATAGGTCAGAGGTCATCTGAGCTGCGTGGGTTCTCACACTCCAAGTCCTCAGATGGTCGCCTCTCCACTAGCCCCTTCTTCTCAGCAGACCCTATTGGTCTATCAGTAGAGAGTCTGGACTATAGTGGAAGTGGTGGTGGTCTGAACCATTCACATTGTAGCGGG encodes the following:
- the LOC109898842 gene encoding centrosomal protein of 68 kDa-like: MELGVDRAFPAYVSPLESKGCSGRQKNRIPEFIQRSGTGSTTTQHSKDKGEERRKGDSGGPRKNADMAPTSGYMSDRRQYSIRTPVATTTEQQQASILNKEHPEHERQWEGSSNEADHQQESPDNLNPSQADISPCSASKEDLNTSLGMSDLRTRLSHEEPTFRSLYLGSRPGRHSPSSRPLEVHSFSTPLRPKWTSTLLSSLSPSYISHLRPSRQRRTELRMVAGEVYQSREEGGETYLNVGPSVGDPKGRSNPALHTMSPHQANYWPYAISSSLPHSPDRHSSSWDPDKEYQTLLDYTYPMRPSKGVGGWDTSELGGGSLIQTDPGLLDSGIELDRLCSSISLSALDFSLSVTAGVGTSRAREMGMLGIGQRSSELRGFSHSKSSDGRLSTSPFFSADPIGLSVESLDYSGSGGGLNHSHCSGGGHYRQHGSSSSSSTTFIRRTSVLPRPGYLGEWDWDEEFWPLPEQLEELQGLSQQVREVTAQLSQSVTAYWDSLERVNTSVQSCMTMAEKQEAEEEREEQEQNKEEEREEEKEKEEESISEALQHFNKASNCGESFQAARGPGFRMEAGVVSRGVRMASLREAAGMVGGLTLPEFQTGSQGEQEQRESLMQHIQTFCSNLEELIQWLYTVVERMEVLEPPTVEIKSVKSSLADYKRFQTEVNAHQPLTTSILQTGGLLLGCLTSTSPVLKETLCLIERQSKALETHSEHLFSSIISVMDRLPQPREPSGREETQAGDPDGMAVQRTAQ